The following proteins come from a genomic window of Desulfonatronum thioautotrophicum:
- a CDS encoding CopG family antitoxin — MRHATIPVTDSIQELATFWDNHDITDYENDLNVVDEKIFERKSVVKIQLDMKEADLLSSVASMHGIPCDELVKNWVVEKLHPA, encoded by the coding sequence ATGAGACATGCAACAATACCGGTAACTGACTCGATTCAAGAGCTGGCTACATTCTGGGATAACCATGACATAACAGATTATGAAAATGATCTGAATGTCGTTGATGAGAAAATTTTTGAACGCAAGTCTGTTGTAAAAATCCAACTTGATATGAAAGAAGCAGACTTGTTGTCAAGCGTGGCTTCCATGCATGGCATTCCCTGTGACGAGTTGGTCAAAAATTGGGTTGTTGAAAAATTACATCCGGCATAA
- a CDS encoding PAS domain S-box protein: MNQKQAPEVLSAQEVLSDVQDILDHAPIGIFKTTPDGRFLYANQALANMYGYVTPQDLVASVQNIAAELFADPQDGSALSRLLATDGMVKNYACEHLRQDGARFWASGSIRTVYAEDGSVSHYQGFVADITERNQKEAALRLSETQFRNAFKHSAIGMALVSPEGKWLKVNTSISAMFGYTEEELLRKTFQDITHPEDLDADMEFVQRMLAHEIETYQMEKRYIHKNGSIVWGLLAVSLAWDDKGAPLHFISQIEDITLRKRAEEALRESEEHFRTLFMDSPVSMIIQEPGNGKIIDANPVAWLHYGLSSLDELKAYDFWLEPPYSLADAQVWMSRAEQEGTQSFEWCGRKKNGDLLWEQVQLTPIAYLGREVILVTGIDITDRKLAEQALLESEEKHRRLFETMAQGVVYHAADGTIISANPAAESILGLTLDQMRGKTSMDPRWNMIEEDGTAVSGKDHPTMIALRTGEIVGPVVQGVFHPDKNAHVWLSITAIPLFKPGEIRPFQSYATFEDITECKNAQANLAKQKKIMAQAEELAELGSWEWDMGNDTWIFSDNWLKIHGCVNSRELTTAQLLRIAHHEDRPAIEEAFNRSAENGEPYDIEHRIVRLDNGIVRYVQASGLVELDGSGKPKSMFGAVQDISKRKQAEKGLELERKRFFLLLETFPGFIYLLSPDYSVRYANKYFIEHFGNPKRRRCYEIMGGRTAPCEICQTFRFFDTNTPHVWEWTHASNGKSYAIHDFPFIDSDGSKLVLEIGIDITERKKAEQALLLAKEQAEAANLAKSEFLANMSHEIRTPINGIMGMMQLLEMTPLDADQKQYVQLCTSSAERLTRLLSDILDLSRVEAGMMTINEAEFVIQDIVDSVSGLFTFNARTKGVTLSTDIAPGVPPKLVGDEARVRQILFNLVGNALKFTKQGHVSLEIAALDPDQGDLLNILFTVSDSGIGIPSDKLQYLFKPFVQVDASLTRNYQGAGLGLAIVKRLVDLMGGEISMKSVVNEGTTVHVRLPFKRPTGTNIPAEQGSRQLSQAERRMQILMAEDEPSSSFPTITLLEKAGHFVTLAEDGQQALDLLAAQDFDVILMDVQMPVMNGVEATRAIRKSPTLGAKKNIPIIALTAYAMAGDRAKFLEAGMNDYLAKPVKVEDLVKMLEQVVSNEMV; encoded by the coding sequence ATGAATCAGAAGCAGGCCCCTGAAGTACTTTCCGCTCAGGAAGTCTTATCCGACGTCCAAGACATTCTGGACCACGCTCCAATCGGCATATTCAAGACAACTCCTGATGGACGTTTTCTGTATGCCAACCAGGCCCTGGCGAATATGTATGGATATGTCACGCCGCAGGACCTTGTTGCCTCGGTGCAGAACATTGCCGCAGAATTGTTCGCCGATCCCCAAGATGGCTCAGCCCTCAGCCGCCTCTTGGCCACGGATGGGATGGTCAAAAACTACGCATGCGAGCATCTTCGCCAGGACGGTGCCCGTTTCTGGGCATCAGGAAGCATCCGGACTGTTTACGCGGAAGATGGAAGCGTTTCACACTATCAAGGATTTGTCGCGGACATCACCGAACGTAACCAGAAGGAGGCGGCGCTTCGTCTAAGCGAAACACAGTTCCGTAATGCCTTCAAGCACTCTGCCATCGGCATGGCCCTTGTCTCCCCAGAAGGGAAGTGGCTTAAGGTCAACACCAGCATCAGTGCCATGTTCGGCTACACCGAGGAAGAGCTATTGCGTAAGACCTTCCAGGACATCACCCACCCGGAGGACCTGGATGCGGATATGGAGTTCGTGCAGCGGATGCTCGCCCACGAAATCGAGACCTACCAGATGGAGAAGCGGTACATCCACAAGAACGGCAGCATCGTCTGGGGACTGCTGGCGGTTTCATTGGCCTGGGACGACAAGGGTGCACCTCTGCACTTCATCTCGCAGATTGAGGACATCACCTTACGAAAGCGGGCCGAAGAGGCCCTGCGGGAAAGCGAGGAACATTTCCGAACGTTGTTCATGGATAGCCCTGTCTCTATGATCATCCAAGAACCGGGCAACGGCAAGATCATCGACGCAAACCCTGTGGCTTGGCTTCATTACGGTCTCTCGTCGCTTGACGAACTCAAAGCCTATGACTTCTGGCTGGAACCGCCCTACTCACTTGCCGATGCACAGGTCTGGATGAGCAGGGCCGAACAGGAAGGGACCCAGTCGTTCGAGTGGTGTGGTCGGAAGAAAAACGGTGATCTGCTTTGGGAACAGGTGCAGTTAACACCGATTGCATACCTGGGCCGGGAAGTAATTCTGGTGACAGGCATCGACATCACCGACCGTAAGCTGGCCGAGCAGGCGTTACTGGAAAGCGAGGAAAAACACCGTCGTCTCTTTGAGACCATGGCCCAGGGTGTGGTTTATCATGCGGCCGACGGCACCATCATTTCAGCCAATCCAGCCGCGGAAAGCATACTTGGGCTCACCCTGGACCAGATGCGCGGCAAGACATCCATGGACCCGCGCTGGAATATGATCGAGGAAGACGGCACTGCTGTTTCAGGCAAAGACCATCCAACTATGATCGCCCTGCGTACCGGAGAGATTGTCGGGCCGGTGGTCCAGGGGGTGTTTCATCCGGATAAAAATGCCCACGTCTGGTTGTCCATCACGGCCATTCCCCTGTTCAAGCCCGGCGAAATAAGACCCTTTCAATCTTATGCCACGTTTGAGGACATTACCGAGTGTAAAAACGCCCAGGCAAACCTGGCCAAACAAAAAAAGATCATGGCCCAAGCCGAGGAGTTGGCTGAACTGGGAAGCTGGGAATGGGATATGGGTAACGATACTTGGATTTTTTCGGACAACTGGCTCAAAATCCATGGGTGCGTCAATTCCCGTGAACTAACCACAGCTCAGCTCCTCCGAATCGCGCATCATGAAGACAGACCTGCTATTGAAGAGGCTTTCAACAGGTCGGCAGAAAATGGAGAACCTTACGACATTGAACACCGCATCGTCCGGCTGGATAACGGCATTGTGAGATATGTACAGGCCAGTGGCTTGGTTGAGTTGGATGGCTCTGGTAAACCCAAGTCCATGTTTGGCGCAGTTCAGGATATTTCCAAGCGAAAGCAGGCCGAGAAGGGGCTTGAGCTGGAACGAAAACGGTTTTTCTTACTGCTGGAGACATTTCCTGGTTTTATCTATCTCCTATCACCGGATTACTCCGTGCGATATGCCAATAAATATTTTATCGAACATTTCGGCAACCCGAAGAGGCGACGTTGTTATGAGATTATGGGAGGGCGAACTGCGCCGTGTGAAATATGCCAAACGTTCAGGTTTTTTGACACGAATACTCCCCATGTCTGGGAATGGACGCATGCTTCCAATGGCAAATCCTATGCTATTCATGATTTTCCATTCATTGACAGCGATGGATCAAAACTTGTTCTTGAAATTGGCATTGATATCACAGAGCGGAAAAAGGCGGAGCAGGCGTTGCTCCTGGCCAAGGAGCAGGCTGAAGCCGCAAATCTGGCAAAAAGTGAATTCCTGGCCAACATGAGCCATGAAATCCGCACCCCCATCAACGGCATCATGGGTATGATGCAACTGTTGGAAATGACTCCCCTGGATGCTGATCAAAAGCAGTACGTTCAACTCTGCACTTCCTCTGCAGAGCGTCTGACCAGATTGCTCTCCGACATCCTGGACCTCTCCAGGGTCGAAGCGGGGATGATGACGATCAACGAGGCGGAATTCGTGATCCAGGACATTGTCGATTCCGTTTCCGGACTGTTCACGTTCAATGCCCGAACCAAAGGGGTGACACTGAGCACCGACATCGCCCCCGGAGTGCCTCCCAAGCTTGTCGGGGACGAGGCACGGGTCAGACAGATTCTCTTCAACTTGGTGGGCAACGCACTGAAATTCACGAAACAGGGACACGTCAGTTTGGAAATTGCCGCGCTGGATCCAGACCAAGGTGACCTTCTGAATATCTTGTTCACCGTATCCGATTCCGGCATCGGCATCCCCAGTGACAAATTACAATACCTCTTCAAGCCCTTCGTCCAAGTTGACGCCTCCCTCACCCGCAACTACCAGGGCGCAGGCCTCGGCCTGGCCATTGTCAAACGCCTTGTGGACTTGATGGGTGGGGAAATTTCCATGAAAAGCGTTGTTAATGAGGGGACCACAGTGCACGTGCGTCTCCCCTTCAAAAGGCCTACGGGGACAAACATTCCCGCTGAACAAGGATCAAGGCAATTGTCCCAAGCCGAAAGGCGTATGCAAATCTTGATGGCCGAGGACGAACCGTCAAGTTCCTTCCCCACGATAACACTTCTGGAAAAAGCCGGTCACTTCGTGACATTGGCCGAGGACGGGCAGCAGGCCTTGGACCTGTTAGCGGCCCAGGATTTCGACGTGATCCTGATGGACGTGCAAATGCCGGTGATGAACGGAGTGGAAGCCACCAGGGCCATTCGGAAATCCCCAACCCTGGGGGCCAAAAAAAATATTCCAATCATCGCCCTGACAGCCTATGCCATGGCCGGAGACCGGGCGAAGTTCCTGGAGGCCGGGATGAACGACTACCTGGCAAAGCCGGTAAAAGTGGAGGATTTGGTGAAGATGCTGGAGCAGGTGGTCTCCAACGAAATGGTATAG
- a CDS encoding ComEA family DNA-binding protein has product MLYVRKGIFGVWLVAMICALVLSVSTVHAYAQPKININEAPVEMLQTLPGIGPALAQRIVEYRAETPFETIEDIKKVSGIGEVTFEAMKEYLTVE; this is encoded by the coding sequence ATGCTGTATGTCCGAAAAGGGATTTTTGGCGTTTGGCTCGTTGCCATGATATGTGCGCTCGTATTGAGCGTCTCCACGGTTCATGCGTATGCGCAGCCCAAGATCAACATCAATGAGGCGCCGGTTGAGATGCTGCAAACCTTGCCGGGCATCGGTCCGGCTTTGGCGCAGCGTATTGTCGAGTATCGCGCCGAGACGCCTTTTGAAACCATTGAGGACATCAAGAAGGTGAGCGGCATTGGGGAAGTCACATTTGAGGCGATGAAGGAATATCTGACCGTTGAATGA